Proteins encoded within one genomic window of Stieleria sp. JC731:
- a CDS encoding DUF4274 domain-containing protein, with translation MPNESLTEEERNYVAQLVEVEADEDAVMAAVPKLSPAALHEFCCLFNWDSGIRVLSLALDQPHCDRATALAIYWNSEPNTWAGRSEVKDRERDTFAVYQKAERRLITDDFIERDIEFNIREEIGGIDQYWISVAANPNIPAELKPPIVVTPPFDGSPCENALIGQTLDRIQPRAAGAIFSFSGGAIISHPSYREIYRNARDLGSDVSIDYANHPSLGSRVIAVKNPSPETIKIEFDAGLEITGDDVIIDLRRVR, from the coding sequence ATGCCCAACGAATCTCTGACTGAAGAAGAACGCAACTACGTTGCTCAGCTGGTGGAAGTTGAGGCCGATGAAGACGCCGTAATGGCCGCAGTGCCGAAACTTAGTCCTGCGGCACTTCACGAATTCTGTTGTCTGTTCAACTGGGATAGTGGTATCAGGGTACTCTCGCTAGCACTCGACCAGCCGCACTGTGATCGCGCCACCGCTCTCGCGATTTACTGGAATTCGGAACCCAATACGTGGGCTGGCCGATCTGAGGTGAAAGATCGGGAGCGGGATACATTCGCGGTATACCAAAAGGCGGAGCGTCGACTAATCACGGACGACTTCATCGAACGGGACATTGAGTTCAATATTCGCGAAGAGATTGGTGGGATAGACCAATATTGGATTAGTGTAGCAGCAAACCCAAACATTCCCGCCGAACTGAAGCCACCGATCGTTGTGACGCCTCCTTTCGACGGTTCGCCCTGTGAAAACGCGTTGATTGGGCAAACCCTGGACAGAATTCAACCGAGAGCCGCCGGTGCTATATTTTCGTTTTCCGGAGGCGCAATAATCTCGCATCCTTCGTACCGTGAGATCTACCGCAATGCACGAGACCTGGGTTCCGATGTATCTATTGACTACGCCAACCATCCCTCGTTGGGATCACGGGTGATAGCGGTGAAGAATCCATCGCCGGAAACTATCAAGATCGAGTTTGACGCAGGGTTGGAGATTACAGGCGACGACGTAATCATCGACCTACGCAGAGTTCGGTAG